The sequence below is a genomic window from Cryobacterium arcticum.
GTTCCACCCCGAGAAGACCCTGGTCGACCCCTATGCGCGGGGCCTCGCCCGGGTGGGCCCCGACCAGTGGCAGTCCACCATGGTCGACGGCGGCTTCGACTGGGCCGGTGCGGTGAAGCCGAACACGCCGCTCGACCACACCGTGGTCTACGAGGCCCACGTGCGCGGGCTCAGCAAGCTCAGCCCGGCGATGCCCGCCGAGTTGCGCGGCACCTACGCCGGCCTGGCCCACGAGAGCACCATCGCGTACCTCAAGAACCTCGGCGTCACGGCCGTCGAGCTGCTGCCCGTGCAGTCGTTCGTGTCCGAGCAGCGCCTGATCAAGCAGGGCCTGTCCAACTACTGGGGCTACAACACCTTCAACTTCTTCACCCCGCACGCCGACTACGCCACGCAGGCGTCGCAGTCCGAGGGCCCCGAGGCCGTGTTGCGGGAATTCAAGGGCATGGTCAAGCTGCTGCACGAGGCCGGCCTGGAGGTCATCCTCGATGTGGTCTACAACCACACGGCGGAGGAGGGGCCGGCCGGACCGGTCTCCAGTCTGCGGGGCATCGACAACGCCACGTACTACCGGCAGAACGCCCAGGGCCACTACATCGACGTCACCGGGTGCGGCAACACCGTCAACTTCGGCCACGAGGTGCCGATGCGGCTGGTGCTGGACTCGCTGCGCTACTGGGCCAACGAGGTTCAGATCGACGGTTTCAGGTTCGACCTGGCCGCAACCCTCGGTCGCAACGGCGACGTGCACTACACGCCGGACCACCCCCTGCTGACCGCCATCAGGGACGACCCGGCGCTGGCCGGGGTGAAGCTCATCGCCGAACCCTGGGACGTCGGCATGGGCGGCTGGCAGACCGGCAACTTCCCGTCCGGGTGGTCGGAGTGGAACGACCGCTACCGGGACCGGATGCGTTCCTTCTGGCTGACCGATGTCGCCGCGGTCCGGCGCAATGCCACCTCGGACAGCGGTATCGGCCGCTTCGCCTCCCGGCTCGCCGGGTCGGCCAATACCTTCTCCCTGGAGCGCGGCCCGCTCGCGTCGCTCAACTTCATCACCGCACACGACGGCTTCACCATGGCTGACCTCACCGCGTACGACGTCAAGCACAACGTGGGCAACGGCGAGTCCAACCGCGACGGCACCAACGACAACAACTCCTTCAACCACGGCGTCGAGGGCCCGACCAGGGACGTCACGGTGCTCGCCACCCGGCGTCGCGCGATGCGCAACCTGCTCGGCACCCTGCTGCTCTCCGCCGGGGTCCCGATGCTGACCGCCGGCGACGAGTTCGGCCGCAGCCAGCGCGGAAACAACAACGCCTACTGTCACGACAGTGAGCTCACCTGGCTGGACTGGGACTTCGACGACTGGCAGCAGGACCTGCACCGGGTCACCCGGCAGCTTCTCGCCCTCCGCCGGGAGAACCCGGCCCTGCGCCCCGTGCGGTTCGGCCGCACCGGTCAGACCACCCCGAGCGCCAGCCAAATGGACTGGTACAACGCCGCCGGGGCGTCGATGTCGGAGAGCGACTGGAACTCGCCCCGCGAGCGCACCCTGCAGTACCTCGCGGCGAGCACCCCGGAGCACGAGGACTTCAACCGGATCCTCCTCATCGTGCACGGTCTGGAAACCCCGGTCGAGGTGACACTGCCGCTGCACACCGGTGTCTCCGGCTACACCGTGCTCTGGGACTCCAGTCACGACGATATCCGTGAGGTGGTGAGCTCCTACGCTCCGGGCGCCCGGCTCACCGTGGGGGGCACCTCGATGCTGCTGCTCAGAGCCGAGGGCGCCCAGGCATGACCAGACCGGATGCCGCTGGCACGCCGGCCACGGCCCTGTTGCTGCAGCTGGGTCTCCGGTTCACCGCGCACCAGTACGCCCACGACCCCGCCGCATCCGGCTACGGACACGAGGCGGCCGAAAAGCTGCGGCTCGACCCCGACCAGGTGTTCAAGACGCTGGTGGCCGACGCGGACGGGACGCTGGTCGTGGCGGTGGTTCCCGTCTCCGGCCAGCTCGACCTCAAGGCGCTGGCCTCGGCGGTCGGCGCGAAGCGGGCCGTCATGGCTGATCCGAAAACCGCGGAACGGAAGACCGGCTACGTTCTGGGCGGCATCAGCCCGATCGGGCAGAAGACCAGCCTGCGCACTGTGATCGACGAGACGGCCGAGCTGTTCGACACCGTCTTCGTCTCCGGTGGGCGCCGAGGCCTGGACCTCGAGCTGTCCCCCGCCGACCTGGTCAGCGCCACGGACGCAATCCTGGCTCCCATCGGCCGATAGCGCACCCTGTGAGGATGATCCCCCTGACCCGCCCTGCCGCCCTGCTCGACCGGTGGAGGGCCTGGCGCGGCCACACCACCCCGTTCGCGTCGGTGAGCAGCGCGGCAGCCCTGGTCGTTGCCCTCAGCGGCGTTCTCGATGCGGCCAACCCGTCCCCGGACACTCTCGGCACCGACTGGACCTGGGCGTGGACCCTGATCGCCTGTGTGGTCGCGCTGCTCCCGGTGGCCGTGGCCGAGCGATTCCCCCGCTGGATCGCCGTGGCGGCCTGCTTCGCCTTCGTCGCCGTGACCGCCTTGCAGATGTTCACCTCCGACCAGGGGCTCAAGTCGGTCAACAATCTCGTGCTGTATCCCATGCTCGCGTGCTACGTCGGCTGGTTCTTCGCCCGGCCGCTTGCGCGTCTGATCGTCGCGCTGGCCCTGGTTCTCTCGGGCGTCGCCGTGGTGCTGGCTCCCCACCCGTTTCTGCTCCCCACCTGGGTCAACCTCGCTCTGGCGTCGGTGTTCTGCCTCGAGGCAGCAGGCCACCTCCGGTCCAAGCTCGACCACGAGATCCGCACCGACCCTCTCACGGGCGCGCTGAACCGTTCGGGGCTGCCGGCCCGGATCGATCAGGAACTGGCCAGGGCGCTGCGCACGCAGCAACCCCTCGTTCTGGTGCTGTTGGACCTGGACAACTTCAAACAGGTCAACGACGTGCACGGCCACGCGGCCGGAGACCGGATCCTGGTGGACCTCGTGCGCGCGGTCCGCAGCCAGTTCCGGCCGTTCGACACCATTGCCCGGGTCGGCGGTGACGAGTTCCTGCTCCTGCTGCCCGCGATCGACCCGGCCGGCGCGTGCGAGGTGCTGGACCGGCTCCGCCCGCTCACGGGTGACACCTGGTCATTCGGCCTCGCGGCCGCAGAGCCCGGGGACACCGCCGAGTTGCTCATGGAACGTGCCGACAAGGACCTCTACGCGACCAAGAAGGCACGCCGGTAAGCCCGGCGCGCCCCTTCCGGCTCAGCTCGCGACGGCGACGAGGCCCATCTCGGCCGGGCTGATCAGCAGGTCGTTGCGTGGCACGACCCGCACGGTGTAGCCGAACCCGCCCGCCCGATCGAGTTCCACGGTGCCGGTGAACAGCGTCGGCATGCCGGAGGCGGGGCTTCCCGTCGCATCCGCGAGCGCGTCCTGGCCCTGCACGTCGTCGATCGGCTCGAGCGCCTGGGTGCTCACATCGGTCAGGTCGTCGCCGCCGAGGCTCCGGCCGTAGACCACCTGCACCGTCACGTCGTCGGGCGCGAGCCCGTTCAGCTGCACGTGGGCACGCAGGTGCAGTTCGTCGCCCACCTGCGGAACCGTGGCGACGCCGCCGGACTCCACGTGCGCGACGCTCACCCCGGGCCACGCGGCGGTGATGCGGCTCTTCCACGCTGCGAGCTCGCGCGCCGCCCGGTAGTCGTTCGCCGAGAGCCGCGCTTCGGAGACGCCGGCAGGGCGGTAGAGCTTCTCCACGTACTCGCGCACCATCCGCCCGGCGTTCAGTTCGGGCGAGAGCCCTGCGAGGGTCTGGCGGATGTTCGCCACCCAGCGTTCGGGCACCCCATCGGCGTTGCGCTCGTAGAAGGGCGGCGCCACCTGGTGTTCGATGAGTTCGTACAGCGCCTCGGCCTCGATCCGGTCGCGTTCGGCGGAGTTGGTGGCCGCGTCCGCGGACGGGATCGCCCAGCCGTTCTGCCCGTCGAAGTACTCCGGCCACCAGCCGTCCAGGATGGACAGGTTGAGCGCGCCGTTGAGGGCGGCCTTCATGCCCGATGTCCCACAGGCCTCCAGCGGGCGGAGCGGGTTGTTCAGCCACACATCGGTGCCCGGGTACATCAGCTGGGCCATGCCGATGTTGTAATCGGGCAGGAACGCGATGCGCGTGCGCAGCTCGGGGTCTGCGGCGAACTGCACGATCTTCTGGATCAGCCGCTTGCCCTCCTCATCGGCCGGGTGCGACTTGCCGGCGATGACGATCTGCACGGGGTGCTCCGGGTGCAGCAGCAGGGCGCGGAGCCGCTCGGGGTCGTGCAGCATCAGGGTGAGCCGCTTGTAGGTGGGCACCCGGCGGGCGAACCCGATGGTGAGCACGTCGGGGTCGAAGACCTGGTTGATCCACGCCGGAATCAGGCCGCCCGGGTTCTGCACGAGCCAGGCCGCACCGATGCGGCGGCGGGCGTCCTCGACGAACTGGCGGCGCATGTCGCCGCGCACGTCCCAGAGGTCCTGGTCGCTCACCACGGGCGAGGCCCAGTCCGCGGTGGAGGTGTCGGCGGTGCCCAGCCGGTTCGCGGCCAGGGCCTTGAGCGCCGGGTCGGTCCAGGTCGGCGCGTGCACCCCGTTGGTGATCGACGTGATCGGCACCTCGCTGGCGTCGAACCCGGGCCAGAGGCCGCTGAACATCCGTCGGCTCACCTCGCCGTGCAGCTTGGAGACGCCGTTGGCGTGCTGGCCCAGCCGCAGGCCCATGATGGCCATGTTGAAGACGTCGGGCGAGCCACCGGGGTAGCTCTCCGCGCCGAGGCCGAGCAGGTCGTCGACCGCGACCCCGGGCAGCAGGTCGGTTTCGAAGTACCGGCGCACCAGCGAGCTGTCGAACCGGTCGATTCCCGCGGCCACCGGGGTGTGGGTCGTGAAGACGGTGCCCGCGCGGGCCACCTGCAGCGCCTCGGAGAAGCTGAGGCCCTCGCCGATCAGGCTGGAGATGCGTTCGAGGCCGAGGAACCCGGCGTGTCCCTCGTTGGTGTGGAACACCTCGGGCTCCGGCCGGTCGTTGAGCGTGCTCCACAGCCGCACGGCTCGGGCGCCGCCGATGCCCAGCAGCAGCTCCTGCAGCAACCGGTGCTCGCCGCCGCCGCCGTAGAGACGGTCGGTGACCTGGCGCAGGTCGTCGGTGTTCTCCGGGATGTCGGTGTCGAGCATCAGGAGGCGGATGCGGCCAACCCGGGCCTCCCAGACCCGTGCGTGCAGGGTGCGGTCGTCCGGCAGCGCGAGCGACACCTGAACGGGCGAGCCGTCGGCGCGGCGAAGCACCGACAGGGGCAGGCCGTCCGGGTCCAGCAGCGGGTAGCTCTCCAACTGCCAGCCGTCGGAGGAGATGGCCTGGCTGAAGTAGCCGGCCTTGTAGAACAGGCCGACGCCCACAAGGGGCACTCCCAGGTCGGAGGCACTCTTGAGGTGGTCGCCGGCCAAGATGCCCAGGCCGCCCGAGTACTGCGGCAACGCGGCAGCGATACCGAACTCGGGCGAGAAGTAGGCGATCGACGCGGGCTTGGCCCCCTCGAGCTCCTGATACCAACGGGGCTGTTCCAGGTAGTTCCGCAGGTCGTCGCGCACCAGGTTGACCCCGGACACGTAGTCGTGGTCGTGCGCGAGCTCCTGTAGCCGGGCCGGGTCCACCGCGCCCAGCAGTGCGACGGGGTCGCCGCCGATGCGGCGCCACAGCTCCGGGGCGATGTGCTCGAACAGCTGCCGGGTGGGTTCATGCCACGACCAACGCAGGTTCCCCGCCAGCTCGTCGAGCGCGGCCAGCGACTCGGGCAGGACGGCACGGACGGTAAATTTACGGATCGCCTTCACGAACCTCACTTTACGGGCGCGAGGTGTCCAACAGGTAACGATCGCGCGCGTGTGCCACCACCGATTCGGCCCCCGTTCGCGCTACGGTCGTTATGTGGCTAAGACAGCAAAACGAACCGGTACCGCCCCTTCAACGCCGAGCACGACGGACGCCCCGACGAAAGTCGGCCGAATCCCGGTCCTCGACCTTGCCCCGCAGCTGAACGACAATCTCTGGCCGGCGAAAGCGTTCGCCGGCGAGGTCGTCCCGTTCCGCGCGACGGCCTTCCGGGAGGGGCACGACGCCATCGGCGTGATGCTGCACCTCACCGCGCCGGACGGCACCCTCACCCGGCATCCGATGCACCTGACCGTGCCCGGCACCGACCGGTACGAGACCCAGGTGCGCCTGGACCTGCAGGGCTTCTACAGCTACCGCGTGCGCGCCTACGCCGACGACTTCGCGACCTGGGTGCACAATGCCGCCATCAAGATCCCGGCCGGCATCGATGTGGAGCTGATGTTCCTGATCGGGGCGACCCTGCTCGCGCCGGCCGGCAAGGACCTCGCTCGTCCCGTCGCCGAACGCCGCCTGTTCGCGGCGGCCGCCAAGACGCTGGCCAACACCAAACTCCCCCTCGAGACCCGACTCGCGGTCGTCACCGACCCCGCCCTTGCCGAAGCGGCGGCCCTGCGGCCCCTCGCGAGCCTGGACTCCTTCTCGGCCGAACGTACCGTGCGGGTCGAACGCACCCGAGCCGGCGTCGGCTCGTGGTACGAATTCTTCCCCCGTTCGGAGGGCGCCGTCCGACGTGAGGACGGCAGCTGGCAGAGCGGCACGTTCCGCACCGCCGCCGACCGGCTCCCCGCCGTCGCCGCGATGGGGTTCGACGTGCTCTACCTGCCGCCCATCCACCCCATCGGCCGTGCGTTCCGCAAGGGACCCAACAACACCCTCGACGCGGGCGAGAACGACCCGGGGTCGCCGTGGGCGATCGGGTCGGCAGCGGGCGGGCATGACGCCATCCACCCCGAGCTGGGCACCATCGACGACTTCCGGTTCTTCCTGGACGCCGCCCGGGCCGAGGGTGTCGAAGTGGCCATCGACCTGGCGCTGCAGGCCTCTCCCGACCACCCCTGGGTGAAAGAACACCCCGAGTGGTTCACCACCCTGCCGGACGGCACGATCGCGTACGCCGAGAACCCGCCCAAGAAGTACCAGGA
It includes:
- the glgX gene encoding glycogen debranching protein GlgX, which translates into the protein MTPADSLRNLGVRATSNGGELRVWSEHAESIELCIFDHTDPNWIVRTVAMVRDSHNVWVGRTRTLTPGRRYGIRVTGPAGPTHAFHPEKTLVDPYARGLARVGPDQWQSTMVDGGFDWAGAVKPNTPLDHTVVYEAHVRGLSKLSPAMPAELRGTYAGLAHESTIAYLKNLGVTAVELLPVQSFVSEQRLIKQGLSNYWGYNTFNFFTPHADYATQASQSEGPEAVLREFKGMVKLLHEAGLEVILDVVYNHTAEEGPAGPVSSLRGIDNATYYRQNAQGHYIDVTGCGNTVNFGHEVPMRLVLDSLRYWANEVQIDGFRFDLAATLGRNGDVHYTPDHPLLTAIRDDPALAGVKLIAEPWDVGMGGWQTGNFPSGWSEWNDRYRDRMRSFWLTDVAAVRRNATSDSGIGRFASRLAGSANTFSLERGPLASLNFITAHDGFTMADLTAYDVKHNVGNGESNRDGTNDNNSFNHGVEGPTRDVTVLATRRRAMRNLLGTLLLSAGVPMLTAGDEFGRSQRGNNNAYCHDSELTWLDWDFDDWQQDLHRVTRQLLALRRENPALRPVRFGRTGQTTPSASQMDWYNAAGASMSESDWNSPRERTLQYLAASTPEHEDFNRILLIVHGLETPVEVTLPLHTGVSGYTVLWDSSHDDIREVVSSYAPGARLTVGGTSMLLLRAEGAQA
- the ybaK gene encoding Cys-tRNA(Pro) deacylase, which codes for MTRPDAAGTPATALLLQLGLRFTAHQYAHDPAASGYGHEAAEKLRLDPDQVFKTLVADADGTLVVAVVPVSGQLDLKALASAVGAKRAVMADPKTAERKTGYVLGGISPIGQKTSLRTVIDETAELFDTVFVSGGRRGLDLELSPADLVSATDAILAPIGR
- a CDS encoding GGDEF domain-containing protein; amino-acid sequence: MIPLTRPAALLDRWRAWRGHTTPFASVSSAAALVVALSGVLDAANPSPDTLGTDWTWAWTLIACVVALLPVAVAERFPRWIAVAACFAFVAVTALQMFTSDQGLKSVNNLVLYPMLACYVGWFFARPLARLIVALALVLSGVAVVLAPHPFLLPTWVNLALASVFCLEAAGHLRSKLDHEIRTDPLTGALNRSGLPARIDQELARALRTQQPLVLVLLDLDNFKQVNDVHGHAAGDRILVDLVRAVRSQFRPFDTIARVGGDEFLLLLPAIDPAGACEVLDRLRPLTGDTWSFGLAAAEPGDTAELLMERADKDLYATKKARR
- the glgP gene encoding alpha-glucan family phosphorylase, encoding MKAIRKFTVRAVLPESLAALDELAGNLRWSWHEPTRQLFEHIAPELWRRIGGDPVALLGAVDPARLQELAHDHDYVSGVNLVRDDLRNYLEQPRWYQELEGAKPASIAYFSPEFGIAAALPQYSGGLGILAGDHLKSASDLGVPLVGVGLFYKAGYFSQAISSDGWQLESYPLLDPDGLPLSVLRRADGSPVQVSLALPDDRTLHARVWEARVGRIRLLMLDTDIPENTDDLRQVTDRLYGGGGEHRLLQELLLGIGGARAVRLWSTLNDRPEPEVFHTNEGHAGFLGLERISSLIGEGLSFSEALQVARAGTVFTTHTPVAAGIDRFDSSLVRRYFETDLLPGVAVDDLLGLGAESYPGGSPDVFNMAIMGLRLGQHANGVSKLHGEVSRRMFSGLWPGFDASEVPITSITNGVHAPTWTDPALKALAANRLGTADTSTADWASPVVSDQDLWDVRGDMRRQFVEDARRRIGAAWLVQNPGGLIPAWINQVFDPDVLTIGFARRVPTYKRLTLMLHDPERLRALLLHPEHPVQIVIAGKSHPADEEGKRLIQKIVQFAADPELRTRIAFLPDYNIGMAQLMYPGTDVWLNNPLRPLEACGTSGMKAALNGALNLSILDGWWPEYFDGQNGWAIPSADAATNSAERDRIEAEALYELIEHQVAPPFYERNADGVPERWVANIRQTLAGLSPELNAGRMVREYVEKLYRPAGVSEARLSANDYRAARELAAWKSRITAAWPGVSVAHVESGGVATVPQVGDELHLRAHVQLNGLAPDDVTVQVVYGRSLGGDDLTDVSTQALEPIDDVQGQDALADATGSPASGMPTLFTGTVELDRAGGFGYTVRVVPRNDLLISPAEMGLVAVAS
- a CDS encoding alpha-1,4-glucan--maltose-1-phosphate maltosyltransferase; the encoded protein is MAKTAKRTGTAPSTPSTTDAPTKVGRIPVLDLAPQLNDNLWPAKAFAGEVVPFRATAFREGHDAIGVMLHLTAPDGTLTRHPMHLTVPGTDRYETQVRLDLQGFYSYRVRAYADDFATWVHNAAIKIPAGIDVELMFLIGATLLAPAGKDLARPVAERRLFAAAAKTLANTKLPLETRLAVVTDPALAEAAALRPLASLDSFSAERTVRVERTRAGVGSWYEFFPRSEGAVRREDGSWQSGTFRTAADRLPAVAAMGFDVLYLPPIHPIGRAFRKGPNNTLDAGENDPGSPWAIGSAAGGHDAIHPELGTIDDFRFFLDAARAEGVEVAIDLALQASPDHPWVKEHPEWFTTLPDGTIAYAENPPKKYQDIYPINFDNDPAGIRAEVLRLVRYWIGVGVNIFRVDNPHTKPLDFWEWLIGEINRESPDVVFLAEAFTRPALLQGLAKVGFQQSYTYFTWRNTKEELEEFFDGLAHDTADFLRPNLFVNTPDILTEYLQFGGPAAFKIRAALAATAAPTWGVYAGFELYESVARPGAEENIDNEKYEYRPRDFAKAEALGRSLSPFLGLLGRIRAAHPALRQLRNLDIHSSDDDSILVYSKYLAGEFTDDGRADALIVVANVDPHSVHETVVHLDVTRFGLPLGSHFEVEDLVTGSVWTWSADNFVRLDAFTEPVHILHVRVPATLQTQNGRSE